A single genomic interval of Oryza sativa Japonica Group chromosome 7, ASM3414082v1 harbors:
- the LOC4343262 gene encoding photosynthetic NDH subunit of subcomplex B 3, chloroplastic, whose product MGATMQLVVGLAGVASSSPRLAPHCAVATATTTSSCSVRKQSCSCCGAAHLPRRLQHKQQRRCGIRVRAVETDAAAGGEAKAAPEEPPSVDFAFVAPRLLPDGTPDVHYRTACGGQKLRDIMLDNYIDLYGPYDKLLLNCEGGGECGTCIVEVVEGGELLSPKTDVEKELLKRKPKTWRLACQATVGNPDSTGQMVIQQLPEWKIHEWDK is encoded by the exons ATGGGAGCGACCATGCagctcgtcgtcggcctcgccggcgtcgcctcctcctccccccgcctcGCGCCACACTGCGCCGTGgccacggccaccaccaccagcagctgcAGCGTCAGGAAAcagagctgcagctgctgcggcGCCGCCCATCTGCCACGGCGGCTGCAGCACAAACAGCAGAGGAGGTGCGGGATTCGTGTCCGCGCCGTCGAgacggacgccgccgccggcggcgaggcgaaggCCGCACCGGAGGAGCCGCCGAGCGTCGACTTCGCGTTCGTCGCC ccGCGGCTGCTGCCGGACGGGACGCCGGACGTGCACTACCGGACGGCGTGCGGCGGGCAGAAGCTCCGCGACATCATGCTCGACAACTACATCGACCTCTACGGGCCTTAC gatAAGCTTCTGCTCAACTGCGAGGGAGGTGGAGAGTGCGGGACCTGCATCGTCGAG GTAGTTGAAGGCGGTGAACTGCTTTCCCCCAAAACTGATGTTGAGAAGGAATTGCTGAAAAGG AAACCAAAGACATGGAGATTGGCGTGCCAGGCTACTGTCGGCAATCCAGATTCAACTGGACAG ATGGTCATTCAGCAATTGCCGGAGTGGAAGATACATGAGTGGGACAAGTAG
- the LOC9267967 gene encoding myricetin 3-O-rhamnoside 1,2-glucosyltransferase UGT709G2, with protein MGTAPAPAHVLVFPWPIQGHLNVMLHLAVALAGAGVHVTFLHTDYNLRRLGAAAAAAVASPWLRFMSVTDGLPDDHPRTVANLGEISRSLHTAGRAAYRALLASSSQLVPADAAGGGAFPPVTTVVADALLPFAIDVAEELGVPALAFRTASACSFLAYMSVPRLVELGELPFPPGGDLDEPVRGVPGMEGFLRRRDLPSPCRHHGANNNDDAAALLGRLADAAVHCSKARALILNTAASLEAPALAHIAPRMRDVFAVGPLHAMSPAPAAATSLWRADDGCMAWLDCQADRSVVYVSLGSLTVISPEQFTEFLSGLVAAGNPFLWVLRPDMVTARRRHADLQESVTAAAGDSKARVVGWAPQRDVLRHRAVGCFLTHAGWNSTLEAAVEGVPTVCWPFFTDQQINSRFVGGVWRTGLDMKDVCDAAVVARMVREAMESGEIRASAQSVARQLRRDVAEGGSSAMELKRLVGFIGELATPIQHAKSESEV; from the coding sequence ATgggcacggcgccggcgccggcgcacgTCCTCGTGTTCCCGTGGCCGATTCAGGGCCACCTCAACGTCATGCTCCACCTCGCCGtggcgctcgccggcgccggcgtccacGTCACCTTCCTCCACACCGACTACAACCTCCGCCGccttggcgccgccgccgccgccgcggtggcctCGCCATGGCTCCGGTTCATGTCCGTCACGGACGGCCTCCCCGACGACCACCCCCGCACGGTGGCCAACCTCGGGGAGATCAGCCGCTccctccatacggctggccgcGCCGCGTACCGTGCTCTGCTCGCCTCGTCGTCGCAGCTGGTCCCCGCGGAcgcagctggcggcggcgccttCCCGCCGGTGACCACCGTCGTGGCGGACGCCCTCCTGCCGTTCGCCATCGACGTCGCCGAGGAGCTCGGCGTGCCCGCGCTGGCCTTCCGCACGGCGAGCGCGTGTAGCTTCTTGGCGTACATGTCCGTGCCGAGGCTTGTCGAGCTCGGCGAGCTGCCGTTCCCTCCGGGCGGCGACCTCGACGAGCCGGTGCGTGGCGTTCCGGGCATGGAGGGATTCCTACGCCGGCGAGATCTCCCGAGTCCTTGCCGCCATCACGGTGCCAACAAcaacgacgacgccgcggcccTGCTGGGACGTctggccgacgccgccgtgcaCTGCAGCAAGGCACGTGCGTTGATACTCAACACCGCCGCGTCGCTGGAGGCGCCAGCGCTGGCGCACATCGCGCCGCGCATGCGCGACGTCTTCGCCGTCGGTCCTCTCCACGCCATGTCGcccgccccggcggcggccaccagcCTGTGGCGCGCGGACGATGGCTGCATGGCGTGGCTCGACTGCCAAGCCGACCGGTCCGTCGTGTACGTCAGCCTGGGGAGCCTCACCGTCATCTCGCCGGAGCAGTTCACGGAGTTCCTGTCcgggctcgtcgccgccggcaaccCGTTCCTCTGGGTGCTCCGGCCGGACATGGtcacggcgaggcggcggcacgcCGACCTCCAAGAATctgtcacggcggcggcgggagacaGCAAGGCGCGCGTCGTGGGGTGGGCGCCGCAGCGGGACGTGCTGCGCCACCGCGCCGTGGGGTGCTTCCTGACGCACGCCGGCTGGAACTCGACGCTGGAGGCCGCCGTCGAGGGCGTGCCGACGGTGTGCTGGCCGTTCTTCACCGACCAGCAGATCAACAGCCGGTTCGTGGGCGGCGTGTGGAGGACGGGGCTGGACATGAAGGACGTgtgcgacgccgccgtcgtggcgAGGATGGTGAGGGAGGCGATGGAGTCCGGCGAGATCAGGGCGTCGGCTCAGTCGGTGGCGCGGCAGTTGAGGAGGGACGTCGCCGAGGGTGGCTCGTCGGCGATGGAGCTGAAGAGGCTCGTCGGCTTCATCGGGGAGCTCGCCACGCCAATCCAACACGCCAAATCCGAATCCGAAGTGTAG